A window from Telopea speciosissima isolate NSW1024214 ecotype Mountain lineage chromosome 8, Tspe_v1, whole genome shotgun sequence encodes these proteins:
- the LOC122672214 gene encoding uncharacterized mitochondrial protein AtMg00820-like, translating into MTSLVDVATLAKELKMEQAYAFLTGLNPEYDQIRIQRWKEEAIADPKWKNAMVEKMQALKKNDTWELVPSPNGKKPVECKWVFTIKQNVDGIIARYKARLVAKGFTQIYGINY; encoded by the exons ATGACTAGCCTAGTTGATGTTGCTACACTTGCAAAGGAACTTAAAATGGAACAAGCTTATGCTTTCCTCACTGGCCTTAATCCAGAATATGATCAGATACGCATTCAA CGTTGGAAGGAGGAGGCTATTGCtgacccaaaatggaagaatgctATGGTAGAAAAAATGCAAGCCTTGAAGAAGAATGATACTTGGGAGCTTGTACCTTCTCCTAATGGAAAGAAACCAGTCGaatgcaaatgggtgttcacAATAAAACAAAATGTAGATGGGATCATTGCTCGTTATAAGGCCAGATTAGTTGCCAAGGGGTTCACACAGATCTATGGCATCAATTACTAG